Proteins from a genomic interval of Sphingobacterium sp. SYP-B4668:
- a CDS encoding heavy metal translocating P-type ATPase, protein MATNDNQTVFLPLEDVDSEHCALIVEKGLAQVKGVETHKVELNNRRAAITVRNAEVVTDAVQAIKDLGYGVTTLKQTFPVLGMTCASCAGSAESIVKHADGVVHAAVNFATGNLTVEYLPNMTDASGLQKAVQSVGFDLLIEDESTQQETLEAIHEKKFRTLKNKTIWAIILSLPVVVIGMFFMDMPYGNEIMWAFSTPVVLWLGKDFFINAWKQAKHRSANMDTLVALSTGIAYIFSVFNMLFMDFWHARGVHAHVYFEAAAVIIAFILLGKLLEEKAKGNTSSAIKKLMGLQPKTVMIILADGSERQVAIEEVKAGDVILVKPGEKIAVDGIVRSGNSYVDESMLSGEPVPVLKTENEKVFAGTINQKGSFQFAAVKVGKETMLAQIIKMVQDAQGSKAPVQKLVDKIAGIFVPIVITIAILTFALWMVLGGESGLVQGLLAAVTVLVIACPCALGLATPTAIMVGVGKGAENGILIKDAESLELAKKVNAIVLDKTGTITEGKPQVTGIHWLDRDDRSKDVLLSIEKQSEHPLAEAVVKHLKGVPTTALSMFDSITGKGAKAVADNETYFVGNKKLMAENNIAIAAQLQQQADIWGEESKTVIWFGNSRQALAVIAISDKIKETSVQAIREMQGMGIELYMLTGDNEATAKAIAEQTGIQHYKAEVLPQHKADFVKELQQQGKIVAMVGDGINDSTALATADVSIAMGKGSDIAMDVAKMTIISSDLTKIPQAIRLSKQTVSTIKQNLFWAFIYNLIGIPIAAGILYPINGFLLNPMIAGAAMALSSVSVVSNSLRLKWKK, encoded by the coding sequence ATGGCAACTAATGATAATCAAACTGTTTTTCTTCCGCTGGAAGATGTGGATAGTGAACACTGTGCGTTGATTGTGGAGAAAGGGCTGGCACAAGTAAAGGGTGTAGAGACACATAAAGTAGAACTCAACAATCGGAGGGCTGCTATTACTGTTCGCAATGCGGAGGTGGTGACGGACGCCGTCCAAGCTATTAAGGATCTGGGGTATGGTGTGACTACTTTAAAGCAGACTTTTCCTGTACTGGGCATGACCTGTGCTTCCTGTGCAGGGAGTGCTGAAAGTATAGTCAAGCATGCTGATGGAGTCGTCCATGCAGCTGTCAATTTTGCGACGGGCAATCTGACAGTTGAATACCTGCCTAATATGACCGATGCTTCGGGCTTACAAAAGGCCGTTCAATCTGTGGGGTTCGATCTACTGATCGAAGATGAGAGTACCCAGCAGGAGACACTGGAGGCGATTCATGAAAAGAAATTCCGAACGTTAAAGAATAAAACTATCTGGGCAATCATACTATCTCTTCCGGTGGTGGTGATCGGCATGTTCTTCATGGATATGCCATATGGCAACGAGATCATGTGGGCATTTTCCACGCCGGTAGTGCTATGGCTGGGAAAGGATTTCTTTATCAATGCTTGGAAACAAGCTAAGCACCGCTCGGCCAATATGGATACCTTAGTGGCCTTGAGCACAGGTATTGCCTATATTTTCAGTGTGTTCAATATGTTGTTCATGGATTTTTGGCATGCACGTGGGGTGCACGCGCACGTATATTTTGAAGCGGCCGCGGTCATTATCGCCTTCATCCTGCTGGGTAAGCTGCTGGAGGAGAAGGCAAAAGGAAATACGTCATCAGCGATTAAAAAATTAATGGGTCTACAGCCGAAGACGGTCATGATCATACTAGCCGATGGAAGTGAAAGGCAGGTTGCTATTGAGGAAGTCAAGGCTGGTGATGTGATACTGGTAAAACCTGGGGAAAAGATAGCAGTGGACGGAATCGTTCGATCTGGAAACTCTTATGTAGACGAAAGTATGTTGAGCGGTGAGCCCGTACCGGTGCTTAAGACTGAAAATGAGAAGGTATTTGCAGGTACAATTAATCAAAAAGGCAGTTTCCAATTTGCTGCTGTCAAGGTGGGGAAGGAGACGATGCTTGCTCAGATTATCAAAATGGTACAGGATGCGCAGGGTAGCAAGGCTCCCGTACAGAAGCTGGTCGATAAGATTGCGGGTATATTCGTCCCCATCGTCATCACCATCGCAATACTTACATTCGCATTGTGGATGGTGCTGGGAGGTGAAAGTGGATTGGTGCAGGGTCTCTTGGCAGCTGTCACGGTATTGGTCATCGCATGTCCTTGTGCATTGGGATTGGCTACGCCTACCGCTATCATGGTGGGAGTGGGCAAAGGTGCCGAAAATGGCATTCTGATCAAAGATGCGGAAAGCCTTGAGTTAGCTAAGAAAGTCAACGCCATTGTGTTGGATAAAACGGGGACGATCACAGAAGGAAAACCCCAGGTCACGGGTATCCACTGGCTGGACAGAGACGATCGTAGCAAAGATGTCCTATTGAGCATTGAAAAGCAGTCTGAACACCCATTGGCTGAGGCCGTGGTCAAGCACCTGAAAGGTGTACCTACTACGGCTTTGTCGATGTTCGACAGTATCACCGGTAAAGGGGCTAAGGCTGTCGCCGACAATGAAACCTATTTTGTCGGAAATAAGAAACTGATGGCTGAGAATAACATTGCTATTGCTGCCCAATTGCAGCAACAAGCAGATATATGGGGTGAAGAATCCAAGACGGTCATCTGGTTTGGAAATAGCAGACAAGCGCTTGCTGTCATCGCCATTTCGGACAAAATAAAGGAAACCTCTGTACAGGCAATTAGAGAAATGCAGGGAATGGGAATCGAACTGTATATGCTAACCGGAGACAATGAGGCCACGGCCAAAGCTATTGCAGAGCAAACCGGGATCCAGCATTACAAGGCGGAAGTATTGCCGCAACACAAAGCAGACTTTGTAAAAGAGCTGCAGCAGCAGGGTAAGATTGTCGCTATGGTAGGAGATGGTATCAACGACAGTACGGCACTGGCTACGGCGGATGTGAGCATCGCGATGGGAAAAGGTAGTGATATCGCTATGGATGTGGCCAAAATGACCATTATCTCATCGGATCTGACAAAGATACCACAGGCCATACGCCTGTCTAAACAGACGGTATCGACCATCAAGCAGAATCTATTTTGGGCATTTATCTACAATCTCATCGGGATTCCGATAGCGGCAGGTATACTGTATCCGATCAATGGATTTCTATTGAACCCGATGATTGCTGGGGCGGCTATGGCTTTGAGTAGCGTGAGCGTGGTCAGTAATAGTCTGCGATTGAAATGGAAAAAATAA